A section of the Stenotrophomonas sp. 364 genome encodes:
- a CDS encoding EAL domain-containing protein has protein sequence MATSVGISLLIALASVQAVLYYYDSESAERVAARAVAQIEAIASNSQAAARLAANARDICSPDDVDKLKEITFRSAYLSDVGRVKNDQIVCTALWGVLATPIRLPPANYHRKSLRIWRAEEVLGSRYHQTNLVLRDDLLTVSSPSAFDDIDPVHRSSIMVFSQDKKHVFKAIAARRMTGGFSESVIVRHLCSNTIAACAAVRLPRKSLWQLNAWLLGCLASGAAATGSAVSILILRRRHAPRNLDEKLASALSKGLITLEYQPLCDGITGRVMGWEALSRWTTSSGEVISPDIFVPLAKIHGLSTTLARYVVQRALSELRPRLEDRDYYVCVNVEPEDIADNDFPSYVEDVAARKGIRPSQLKFEVTERTDIVHPDFLKNMQFLQSRGFAFLIDDFGTGNANFSHLAKTRFDGIKIDRLFTSALATPSPLRSVLPAIYELAITLDLAVTVEGVESQVQLEAIRHIAPKATVQGWHLGRPSAAEALEH, from the coding sequence GTGGCCACGTCGGTCGGCATCTCGTTGCTGATAGCATTGGCATCCGTACAGGCGGTGCTCTACTACTACGACAGCGAAAGCGCCGAACGAGTCGCAGCGCGCGCGGTGGCTCAGATCGAGGCAATTGCTTCTAACAGCCAGGCAGCGGCACGGCTCGCCGCCAACGCGAGGGACATTTGCTCTCCGGACGATGTCGACAAGCTCAAGGAGATCACATTCCGCTCTGCCTACCTGAGCGATGTTGGCCGAGTAAAGAACGACCAAATCGTTTGTACGGCGCTATGGGGAGTCCTCGCCACCCCCATCCGACTTCCTCCGGCGAACTACCACCGCAAAAGTTTAAGGATTTGGCGTGCCGAAGAGGTCCTTGGATCCCGTTATCATCAGACCAACTTGGTACTCCGCGACGACCTACTTACTGTCAGCTCTCCCTCAGCGTTCGATGACATCGATCCCGTGCATCGCAGTTCGATCATGGTCTTTAGCCAGGACAAGAAACATGTCTTCAAGGCAATAGCAGCGCGGCGGATGACTGGCGGCTTCTCCGAAAGTGTCATTGTGAGGCATTTGTGTAGCAACACTATCGCGGCCTGCGCGGCTGTGCGGCTTCCACGCAAAAGCCTTTGGCAGCTCAACGCTTGGCTGCTTGGATGCCTAGCGAGTGGCGCTGCCGCAACGGGCTCCGCCGTTTCGATCCTGATTCTTAGGCGCCGACACGCCCCGAGGAACCTGGATGAGAAACTTGCGTCTGCACTTAGCAAGGGCCTTATCACCTTGGAGTACCAGCCCTTGTGCGATGGCATCACCGGCCGAGTCATGGGCTGGGAAGCTTTAAGCAGATGGACAACATCCTCGGGAGAAGTCATCTCCCCGGACATATTTGTACCCCTTGCGAAGATCCACGGCCTGAGCACGACGCTGGCGCGCTATGTTGTGCAGCGTGCACTGAGCGAGCTTCGTCCACGGTTGGAAGATCGCGACTACTACGTCTGCGTGAACGTTGAGCCGGAGGACATTGCCGACAACGACTTCCCCTCATACGTGGAGGATGTGGCCGCGCGCAAAGGCATCCGACCCTCTCAGCTGAAGTTCGAGGTGACCGAGCGCACAGACATCGTGCACCCTGACTTTCTGAAGAACATGCAATTTCTCCAGTCCAGAGGGTTCGCCTTCCTGATCGACGATTTTGGCACAGGTAACGCAAATTTCTCGCATCTTGCAAAGACCCGATTCGACGGCATCAAGATTGATCGGCTTTTCACCTCCGCCTTGGCAACGCCCTCACCACTTCGCTCTGTTCTCCCTGCGATCTACGAGCTCGCGATCACGCTGGACCTCGCAGTGACCGTAGAAGGAGTCGAATCCCAGGTGCAGCTTGAAGCAATTCGTCATATCGCTCCGAAAGCCACGGTCCAAGGCTGGCATCTTGGCCGCCCCAGTGCCGCTGAAGCGCTGGAACATTGA
- a CDS encoding TetR/AcrR family transcriptional regulator — translation MFPASSNPRAREWRAPSLDPGGAQQAGCSKQTLYSRYGSKQELLRRVMQRHVSRATAGLHSLDKGDLRGSLLQFASDYLDHCNQPHAAQARRFIA, via the coding sequence GTGTTTCCAGCATCGAGCAACCCGCGCGCGCGGGAGTGGCGCGCCCCCTCGTTGGATCCCGGCGGTGCACAGCAGGCCGGGTGTTCCAAGCAGACGCTCTACAGCCGCTATGGCAGCAAGCAGGAACTGCTGCGCCGGGTGATGCAGCGGCATGTCAGCCGGGCCACCGCCGGGCTGCACAGTCTGGACAAGGGCGACCTGCGCGGCAGCCTGCTGCAGTTCGCCAGCGACTACCTCGACCACTGCAACCAGCCCCATGCGGCCCAGGCCCGACGCTTCATCGCATGA
- a CDS encoding response regulator, with product MSAMQVDEVIMPKLPSRILLVEDEDTIRDLAGEFLTEWGYEVATAASAEDAREKLLLGRPFDLLVADIWLPGMNGRALANHTLALHPTTRVLLITGYAGGGNEPSSLRRAGIELLGKPFTMRELLVRVQSIL from the coding sequence ATGAGCGCAATGCAGGTAGACGAAGTCATCATGCCCAAACTTCCATCTCGCATCCTCTTAGTTGAAGACGAGGACACGATCCGCGACCTCGCCGGCGAGTTCCTTACCGAATGGGGATATGAGGTGGCGACGGCGGCCAGTGCCGAGGACGCTCGGGAGAAGCTGCTGCTGGGACGCCCCTTCGATTTGCTTGTGGCCGACATATGGCTTCCAGGCATGAACGGCCGTGCTTTGGCCAATCACACCCTCGCCCTGCACCCCACGACACGGGTTCTCTTGATCACCGGCTACGCGGGTGGTGGTAATGAGCCATCTTCTCTAAGGAGAGCAGGTATTGAGCTGCTTGGAAAGCCGTTCACCATGAGAGAACTGCTCGTGCGTGTGCAGAGCATCCTATAG
- a CDS encoding NAD(P)H-binding protein, with protein sequence MIVVTAPTSQIGSRLIPRLLAAEAPVRVIVRDPSKLPVEVRSRVEVVQGSHADAPTVQRAFQGAQKLFWLVPADPAAGSVIEAYVGFTRPAAAEIKAAGITQVVEVTALGRNTPQAADAGYVTASLAMGDLISSTGVHQRALAMPSFMDNVLMQGRSLRDRGVFSLPIPRDLELPSCSTDDIAAVAAKWLLDDSWAGQAEVPVLGPENISFDQMARVMSEVLGRHIAYEQISLASYKDQFERFGFSSAMAEGMASMARAKSEGLDLGVERTAQNSTPTTFRMWCESTLKPYLAGP encoded by the coding sequence ATGATTGTTGTAACGGCACCAACCAGTCAGATCGGTAGCCGGTTGATTCCTAGACTGCTCGCAGCGGAGGCACCCGTGCGGGTGATTGTCCGCGACCCTTCAAAACTACCGGTCGAAGTGCGCTCGCGAGTTGAGGTCGTGCAAGGAAGCCATGCAGACGCGCCTACAGTGCAACGAGCATTTCAAGGGGCACAAAAGCTGTTTTGGCTGGTCCCGGCGGATCCCGCGGCGGGAAGCGTGATTGAAGCCTATGTCGGCTTCACCCGGCCTGCTGCAGCTGAAATCAAAGCGGCCGGCATCACTCAGGTGGTGGAGGTCACCGCTTTGGGGCGAAACACGCCTCAAGCTGCCGATGCCGGCTATGTGACCGCGTCGCTCGCCATGGGTGACCTTATTTCGAGTACGGGCGTGCATCAGAGAGCGCTTGCGATGCCCTCATTCATGGACAACGTGCTCATGCAGGGGCGATCACTACGAGATAGGGGCGTCTTCTCTCTACCGATACCCCGAGATCTTGAACTGCCGTCCTGTTCGACAGACGACATTGCGGCAGTGGCGGCGAAGTGGCTGCTCGATGATTCCTGGGCCGGCCAAGCCGAGGTCCCCGTGCTTGGTCCTGAGAATATCTCATTCGATCAGATGGCAAGGGTGATGAGCGAGGTTCTCGGCCGTCACATAGCCTATGAACAAATTTCCCTTGCCAGCTACAAGGATCAGTTCGAACGCTTTGGCTTCTCTAGCGCGATGGCAGAGGGGATGGCTTCGATGGCGCGTGCAAAAAGTGAGGGACTTGATTTGGGTGTGGAGAGGACAGCACAAAACAGCACGCCCACAACTTTCAGAATGTGGTGCGAGAGCACCCTCAAGCCTTATCTGGCGGGACCATAG
- a CDS encoding OsmC family protein: protein MSIARYAPPRKVVAATLLSATLLLAAPLTSAAQDKASPLRDYLTAKRAAIQTQSARVVPPTKIHAKVTAESRSGVRRLRIGSTGEFQYISDSGRNYAGYNLGAGSWDSLVGTLASSVADEYIVQAAVQGVPLDALDVVFTSIPERKSETLAYPNNLSYVAYIDSPATDAQLETLKRAVHANSSAIDLVTKPQQVSHAEVEYMHSASVRDPKLPPGLRDFITEEKRPAVLARQDKPAAGKEKAAEPETLVARAHVEPRTGLRRVFLGKDGYHQQLHDSAPGLLGYGLAPTVEEHLLGVTGTCLTHIFEVQAAGRNVLLDALELTVDGQLSPRFGSNVRSPARYSDIRYKVRIESPASEKEIDALRQSVEATCPLYNLVKDEQKLEGSIVRGAYTEVND from the coding sequence ATGTCCATCGCCCGTTATGCGCCGCCGCGCAAAGTTGTCGCCGCGACCCTCCTGTCTGCCACACTGCTGTTGGCGGCCCCGCTGACCTCTGCGGCGCAGGACAAGGCATCACCACTGCGCGATTATCTGACGGCCAAGCGCGCTGCCATCCAGACACAGTCGGCGCGGGTGGTGCCGCCCACGAAGATCCATGCCAAGGTCACCGCCGAAAGCCGCTCCGGCGTACGCCGCCTGCGTATCGGGTCCACCGGCGAGTTCCAGTACATCAGCGACAGCGGCCGCAATTACGCCGGTTACAACCTGGGTGCCGGTTCCTGGGATTCGCTGGTCGGCACGCTGGCCAGCTCGGTGGCCGATGAGTACATCGTGCAGGCGGCGGTGCAGGGCGTGCCACTGGATGCGTTGGATGTGGTGTTCACCAGCATCCCCGAGCGCAAGAGCGAGACCCTGGCGTATCCCAACAATCTTTCCTACGTGGCCTACATCGACTCGCCGGCCACCGATGCGCAGCTCGAAACACTCAAGCGCGCGGTGCACGCCAATTCCTCGGCTATCGATCTGGTGACCAAGCCGCAGCAGGTCAGCCACGCCGAGGTCGAGTACATGCATAGTGCGTCGGTGCGCGATCCAAAGCTTCCGCCCGGCCTGCGGGATTTCATCACCGAGGAGAAGCGCCCGGCGGTGCTCGCCAGGCAAGACAAGCCGGCCGCCGGCAAGGAAAAAGCGGCCGAGCCGGAAACCCTGGTGGCCCGTGCCCATGTCGAACCGCGCACCGGACTGCGTCGCGTGTTCTTGGGCAAGGATGGCTACCACCAGCAACTGCATGACAGCGCGCCCGGCCTGCTGGGTTATGGGCTCGCGCCCACGGTGGAGGAACACCTGCTCGGCGTGACCGGTACCTGCTTGACCCACATTTTCGAGGTGCAGGCGGCGGGACGAAACGTGTTGCTGGATGCGCTGGAACTCACGGTTGATGGGCAGCTGAGCCCGCGCTTCGGCAGCAATGTCCGCTCGCCGGCCCGCTACAGCGACATCCGCTACAAGGTGCGGATTGAATCGCCGGCGTCCGAAAAAGAGATCGACGCGCTGCGTCAGTCGGTCGAAGCCACCTGTCCGCTCTACAACCTGGTCAAGGACGAGCAGAAGCTGGAAGGCAGCATCGTCCGCGGCGCGTATACGGAAGTGAACGACTAA
- a CDS encoding TonB-dependent receptor plug domain-containing protein, whose amino-acid sequence MTRVLRSQPAVKHPWYDVQGLLPRRGRLALALCTLLAPGAQAAEEGALDPERQRTDARLLDKVSVLGSQIAGGGAQAALPVVAVDREQIDATGATNGNELFRSLPQFGDVAVTEKGTTNAGRNSNVARGDVGSINLRNLGAKYTLLLINGRRTVQHPISNSGDDTTYNANAIPTFGLERVNLLLDGAASIYGSDAVAGVVDLVTPSNLQNGGGIKVNYGKVSDGHREDVSLDGYFGSDFAEGRGNISVLYGVSRRTAQRNSDAWFTATDGRRPLGDGTSVPDPDGTAGFSTRTPWGHLDTYANGRRTGSWHVDPATGALISGTVPTRYHYDSAAEPGITSSPSIRKGNVFASGRFDLSDTMQLFGELGYYRATSESWVSSESGFGGDGFLLHIRPDAYWVPESLRGADAIRLLNYQFADSGIRRVKVDNDQSRVLLGLRGWTEGGWNWETALLYSRARSTDRQQGGLTDAFIAAVNRTDADAYNPFSGGDPASIRVGDATPYDTSAFIGEATREGTTELALWDFKINRPDLFSWYAGDIGLAAGVEYRYESRTDDRDENIDGSRPYTDWYTGTVAASNFFTHSPRPDVHGSRNVKSALIELAVPLISPAQEVPLVQSLDLQIAGRWEDYSDAGKVAKSKLAAAWKVNDSVLLRGSVSGGFRAPGLELVNSPPTYGFGFNNDAIRCHALISKGAQPDYTACLNAYSSGSPVKPSVSAVTSYGDDVKPETTRQSSWGAVLEPQFLPERLGAVSLSVDAWRVEVENPINTLGEELLYDAYLRVVEGSSNPNVVRAAVTAEDAALFEGSGLAPAGVVTHIYNRYQNRRPLTASGVDYNFNWRVRDTAWGSFAVLLSVSQLKEYTQQKPAEIQQVAAAIGSGQLNIIAPDLGAANEVGINGAKPEWRGSATFIWNLQDWTVRLRDDYIGSVKAGAYSDRTPYVVKATQRWALSVKKDFNEGRLKGTSVEVGARNLFNEEPPLNASGNYLSALHETYGRYLHVGISKNW is encoded by the coding sequence ATGACGCGCGTTCTTCGTTCGCAGCCGGCCGTGAAGCATCCGTGGTACGACGTGCAGGGGCTGCTGCCGCGTCGCGGCCGTCTGGCGCTTGCCCTGTGCACGCTGCTGGCGCCCGGGGCGCAGGCGGCGGAAGAAGGGGCGCTTGATCCGGAAAGGCAGCGTACTGATGCCCGGCTGTTGGACAAGGTCTCGGTGCTCGGCTCGCAGATCGCCGGCGGTGGCGCGCAGGCGGCGCTGCCGGTGGTGGCCGTGGACCGGGAACAGATCGATGCCACCGGGGCCACCAACGGCAACGAGTTGTTCCGCAGCCTGCCGCAGTTCGGTGATGTCGCTGTCACGGAAAAGGGCACCACCAACGCGGGGCGGAACTCCAATGTCGCCCGCGGCGACGTGGGCTCGATCAACCTGCGCAACCTCGGCGCCAAGTACACGCTGCTGCTGATCAACGGCCGCCGCACCGTGCAGCACCCGATCAGCAACAGCGGCGATGACACCACCTACAACGCCAATGCGATTCCGACCTTCGGCTTGGAGCGCGTCAACCTGCTGCTGGACGGCGCGGCCTCGATCTACGGCTCCGACGCCGTGGCCGGCGTGGTCGATCTGGTGACGCCGAGCAACCTGCAGAATGGGGGTGGCATCAAGGTGAACTACGGCAAGGTCTCGGACGGCCACCGCGAAGATGTCTCCCTGGACGGCTACTTCGGCAGTGACTTTGCCGAAGGCCGCGGCAACATCTCGGTGCTGTATGGCGTTTCCAGACGCACGGCGCAGCGCAATTCCGATGCCTGGTTCACCGCGACCGACGGTCGCCGGCCGCTGGGCGATGGCACCAGCGTGCCCGATCCCGACGGCACGGCCGGCTTCAGCACGCGAACGCCGTGGGGTCATCTCGACACCTACGCCAATGGCCGGCGCACCGGCAGCTGGCACGTCGACCCGGCCACCGGCGCGCTGATCTCCGGCACGGTGCCGACGCGCTATCACTATGATTCGGCCGCCGAGCCGGGTATCACCTCGTCACCGTCCATCCGCAAGGGAAATGTGTTCGCCAGCGGCCGCTTCGATCTCAGCGACACCATGCAGTTGTTCGGTGAGCTGGGCTACTACCGGGCCACCTCCGAATCCTGGGTAAGCAGCGAGTCGGGTTTCGGCGGGGACGGGTTCCTGCTGCACATCCGGCCGGATGCGTATTGGGTGCCCGAGTCCCTGCGCGGTGCCGATGCGATCCGGCTGCTGAACTACCAGTTCGCAGATTCGGGGATCCGCCGGGTGAAGGTGGACAATGATCAGTCGCGCGTGCTGCTGGGCCTTCGCGGATGGACCGAAGGGGGCTGGAACTGGGAAACGGCCTTGCTGTACTCCCGCGCCCGCAGCACCGACAGGCAGCAGGGCGGGCTGACCGATGCCTTCATCGCCGCGGTGAACCGTACCGACGCCGATGCCTACAACCCGTTCAGTGGCGGTGATCCGGCCAGCATTCGGGTGGGGGATGCCACGCCCTACGACACCTCGGCGTTCATTGGCGAGGCGACCCGCGAAGGCACGACCGAGCTGGCACTGTGGGACTTCAAGATCAACCGTCCGGACCTGTTCAGCTGGTACGCCGGTGACATCGGCCTGGCGGCGGGCGTAGAGTACCGCTATGAAAGCCGCACCGATGATCGCGACGAAAACATCGATGGCAGCCGTCCGTATACGGATTGGTACACCGGCACCGTCGCGGCCAGCAATTTCTTCACGCATAGCCCGCGGCCGGATGTCCACGGCAGCCGCAACGTCAAATCCGCCCTGATTGAACTAGCGGTGCCGTTGATCTCGCCTGCGCAGGAGGTGCCGCTGGTCCAGTCGCTGGACCTGCAGATCGCGGGCCGGTGGGAGGATTACAGCGATGCCGGCAAGGTGGCCAAGTCGAAACTGGCGGCGGCCTGGAAGGTGAATGACAGCGTGCTGCTGCGCGGCTCGGTCAGCGGCGGCTTCCGTGCGCCGGGGCTGGAGCTGGTGAACTCCCCGCCGACCTACGGGTTCGGCTTCAACAACGATGCGATCCGCTGCCATGCGTTGATCAGCAAGGGGGCGCAGCCCGATTACACGGCCTGCTTGAATGCCTACAGCAGCGGTTCGCCGGTCAAACCGTCGGTGAGCGCGGTGACTTCCTACGGCGATGACGTGAAGCCTGAGACCACCCGCCAGTCGTCATGGGGCGCGGTGCTGGAGCCGCAGTTCCTGCCGGAGCGGCTGGGCGCGGTCAGCCTGAGCGTGGATGCGTGGCGGGTGGAGGTGGAGAATCCGATCAACACCCTGGGCGAGGAACTGCTGTACGACGCCTACCTGCGCGTGGTGGAAGGCAGCAGCAACCCCAACGTAGTGCGTGCAGCGGTGACCGCCGAAGACGCGGCGCTGTTTGAAGGGTCCGGGCTTGCGCCGGCGGGCGTAGTGACGCACATCTACAACCGCTACCAGAACCGCCGGCCGCTGACGGCCTCGGGCGTGGACTACAACTTCAATTGGCGCGTGCGCGACACCGCGTGGGGCAGCTTCGCGGTCCTGCTTAGCGTCAGTCAGCTCAAGGAATACACCCAGCAGAAGCCGGCCGAGATCCAGCAGGTGGCGGCCGCCATCGGGAGCGGGCAGTTGAACATCATCGCGCCCGACCTGGGCGCGGCCAACGAGGTCGGCATCAACGGCGCCAAGCCGGAATGGCGCGGTAGCGCCACGTTCATCTGGAACCTGCAGGACTGGACGGTCCGCCTGCGCGACGATTACATCGGCAGCGTCAAGGCCGGCGCGTATTCCGACCGCACGCCCTACGTCGTCAAGGCCACCCAGCGGTGGGCGCTGTCGGTGAAGAAGGATTTCAACGAAGGGCGCCTCAAAGGCACTTCGGTGGAGGTCGGCGCACGCAACCTGTTCAACGAAGAACCGCCGCTCAATGCCTCGGGCAATTATCTGAGCGCGTTGCACGAAACCTACGGACGTTATCTGCACGTTGGCATATCCAAGAACTGGTGA
- a CDS encoding DUF1684 domain-containing protein, with the protein MKTYTRVTCLLLTLAAVACSPQGDPTAAQAQASATAHAAPDFAGEHAAWVKGRAADLGKADGWISLIGLHWIEAGTQSVGAGEGNTLQLAIAPDRLGQVEQRPDGVYFTPVEGARVTSDGTPVQGEVRLKPEGQGGGTKLTYDEGKGQITVIRRGQRVALRVRHADAPARLQFTGLDFFPPDERWRVKARFVPHPAGKTLPIVSVIGEVAETPNPGYVLFEKEGRQWRLEALGDPAKSLNLMFQDKTTGRQTYGVGRYLRTGPVAADGTVALDFNRAYNPPCAYTDFATCPLPPPENRLAEQDTNGQRVRLAVLAGEKKYALAQH; encoded by the coding sequence ATGAAAACCTACACACGTGTCACCTGCCTGCTGCTCACCTTGGCTGCGGTTGCGTGCAGCCCCCAGGGCGACCCCACCGCGGCGCAGGCGCAGGCGTCGGCCACCGCGCACGCTGCGCCGGATTTCGCGGGCGAGCATGCCGCATGGGTAAAAGGCCGTGCGGCGGACCTGGGCAAGGCCGATGGGTGGATCAGCCTGATCGGGTTGCACTGGATCGAAGCCGGAACGCAAAGCGTGGGCGCGGGTGAGGGCAACACCCTCCAGCTGGCCATCGCACCGGATCGACTGGGCCAAGTGGAGCAGCGCCCGGACGGCGTGTACTTCACGCCCGTTGAAGGCGCGCGCGTCACTTCCGACGGCACACCCGTGCAGGGCGAGGTGCGCCTGAAGCCCGAGGGACAGGGAGGTGGGACCAAGCTGACCTATGACGAGGGCAAAGGTCAGATCACCGTGATCAGGCGCGGCCAGCGCGTGGCCTTGCGGGTGCGCCACGCCGACGCACCGGCCCGGCTCCAGTTCACCGGACTGGATTTCTTCCCGCCCGATGAGCGCTGGCGTGTGAAGGCACGGTTCGTTCCGCACCCGGCCGGCAAGACCTTGCCGATCGTGAGCGTGATCGGTGAGGTCGCCGAGACCCCGAACCCCGGTTACGTGCTGTTCGAGAAAGAAGGGCGCCAGTGGCGCCTGGAAGCGCTGGGTGATCCGGCGAAAAGCCTGAACCTGATGTTCCAGGACAAGACCACCGGCCGGCAGACCTACGGGGTGGGGCGCTATCTCCGCACCGGCCCCGTGGCGGCGGACGGCACGGTCGCGCTGGATTTCAATCGCGCCTACAACCCGCCTTGCGCGTATACGGATTTCGCCACCTGCCCACTGCCGCCGCCGGAGAACCGCTTGGCCGAACAGGACACCAACGGCCAGCGGGTGCGACTGGCGGTGCTGGCGGGCGAGAAGAAATATGCGCTCGCCCAGCACTAA